From Mus musculus strain C57BL/6J chromosome 8, GRCm38.p6 C57BL/6J, a single genomic window includes:
- the Il17c gene encoding interleukin-17C, with product MTHQDPPSWGKPRSHRTLRCYSAEELSHGQAPPHLLTRSARWEQALPVALVASLEATGHRRQHEGPLAGTQCPVLRPEEVLEADTHERSISPWRYRIDTDENRYPQKLAVAECLCRGCINAKTGRETAALNSVQLLQSLLVLRRQPCSRDGTADPTPGSFAFHTEFIRVPVGCTCVLPRSTQ from the exons ATGACCCACCAAGATCCCCCGTCCTGGGGGAAACCCCGAAGCCATAGGACCCTGCGGTGCTACTCTGCTGAGGAATTATCTCACGGCCAGGCTCCTCCACACCTGCTAACTCGAAGTGCCAGGTGGGAGCAGGCCCTCCCTGTGGCCCTGGTGGCCAGTTTGGAGGCCACGGGCCACAGGAGACAGCATGAAGGACCTCTAGCTGGAACACAGTGCCCCGTGCTGCGGCCGGAGGAGGTGCTGGAAGCTGACACTCACGAGCGCTCCATCTCACCATGGAGATATCG CATCGACACAGATGAGAACCGCTACCCACAGAAGCTGGCGGTGGCAGAATGCTTGTGTCGTGGATGCATCAACGCCAAGACAGGCCGTGAGACAGCTGCCCTGAACTCGGTGCAGCTGCTGCAGAGCCTGCTGGTACTACGGCGACAGCCCTGCTCCCGAGACGGCACGGCGGACCCTACACCAGGATCCTTCGCCTTCCACACCGAGTTCATCCGCGTGCCTGTCGGCTGCACCTGCGTTCTTcccaggtctacacagtga